Proteins from a single region of Ananas comosus cultivar F153 linkage group 3, ASM154086v1, whole genome shotgun sequence:
- the LOC109707989 gene encoding myb-related protein 330-like, with protein MGRAPRGDEQGVKKGPWTAEEDKKLVEYIEKHGHGNWRSLPTSAGLNRCGKSCRLRWTNYLRPDIKRGKFSEDEERLIIHLHSILGNKWSAIASRLSGRTDNEIKNYWNTHLRKKLLRMGIDPVTHQRRTDLDLLTISFSNLLAAALNLGNLTTPLDITALGLRADAANFARLQILQNLTINSTAAATTPTLGAMNSTILGSSSLHSSQFSDLLGLNREIEGLVNGALGLHEDQIVSNLGFSCSNISNILSSLEYCGVTHIAEQEKMPNMINTSCMDSGTVNGNINGGNSNMPVFTSSCSIPTMHSTPPFVSASPDQDSATKFQVQEPMIDSNASTPCEAWEVPNVLAELDIDLGWKHVLEQISLHAN; from the exons ATGGGGAGGGCGCCGCGCGGCGACGAGCAGGGGGTGAAGAAGGGGCCAtggacggcggaggaggataAGAAGCTGGTGGAGTACATCGAGAAGCACGGACATGGCAACTGGAGAAGCCTCCCGACGAGCGCAGGCTTGAACCGCTGCGGGAAGAGCTGCCGCCTCCGGTGGACCAACTACCTCCGCCCCGACATCAAGAGGGGCAAGTTCTCCGAGGACGAGGAGCGCCTCATCATCCACCTCCACTCCATCTTGGGAAACAA GTGGTCCGCGATCGCGTCCCGCCTTTCTGGAAGAACGGACAACGAGATCAAGAACTACTGGAACACGCATTTAAGAAAGAAGCTCCTCCGCATGGGCATCGACCCGGTCACCCACCAACGAAGAACCGACCTTGACCTTCTGACAATAAGCTTTTCAAATCTTCTCGCCGCCGCCTTGAACCTCGGCAACCTAACTACTCCTCTAGACATTACTGCTCTCGGCTTACGAGCAGATGCTGCAAACTTTGCCAGGCTACAAATCCTTCAAAACCTAACCATCAATTcaactgctgctgctactacacCAACTTTAGGTGCAATGAACAGTACTATCTTGGGCTCATCTTCCCTTCACAGCTCCCAATTCAGTGATCTGCTCGGATTAAACCGCGAGATCGAGGGGCTCGTGAATGGGGCTCTGGGTCTTCATGAGGATCAAATTGTGTCGAACTTGGGCTTCTCGTGTTCGAACATCTCAAACATCCTAAGCAGTTTGGAATATTGTGGAGTTACTCATATTGCAGAACAAGAGAAGATGCCAAATATGATCAACACTTCTTGCATGGATTCTGGGACTGTAAATGGGAACATTAATGGTGGAAATAGTAATATGCCAGTGTTCACTTCCTCCTGTTCAATCCCAACTATGCATTCCACACCTCCATTTGTTTCAGCCTCTCCAGATCAGGACTCAGCCACCAAATTTCAAGTGCAAGAGCCGATGATCGACTCGAACGCGTCCACGCCGTGCGAAGCTTGGGAAGTGCCTAATGTTCTCGCTGAATTAGACATTGATCTTGGATGGAAACACGTTCTAGA GCAAATATCATTGCATGCCAATTAA